From the Girardinichthys multiradiatus isolate DD_20200921_A chromosome 22, DD_fGirMul_XY1, whole genome shotgun sequence genome, one window contains:
- the LOC124858765 gene encoding serine racemase, whose protein sequence is MNFAAQLFYSRYLSERLERLFSPRPAIKDSEDHDPFWEREELRLGPSQPGSSYKSVCNGTVGRRPTLIEPERLKDFGEEELLNGDVKFYETKVVAAPQVKLMDPPKTRRVSEFRIIPRPPVPYLRFEDISAAAFRIQSVIQKTPCTYSRLSKQYGMEIFLKKEYLHYTGSVKERGVLYLLTCLTQEQQRKGVIVATDCNFSMAVAHHAVQLKIPVFVIMPSSCSSPRLRTYRDYGAMVISYGGTSHDSQNHARHLAKENGYLYLEEDESAAYLAGLGTVGMEIFEQVPKVDAVIVPAAGQYGLLASTAAAIKHFNSQILVAGIEPEDFPLLLQSLKTDGPIKNMHSNPNKKLYGDFNEHSLGANTFQLAKKLIDKVIPVSEEDSLVAMLRFQEVEHSTVDTVGAMGLAAILAGQLPELRGKRVVVVVSSANMEPDLMRQCVDRALVLDDRVSKFSVQLGEWPGDMAKLLDVLSREDVRLLDVCHRRHIDKSDVFKAKVECVVETRDKTQSAQMRKTLNERYPSICWLDR, encoded by the exons ATGAACTTTGCTGCCCAGTTATTCTACTCGAGATACCTGAGCGAGCGACTGGAACGTCTGTTCTCACCTAGACCTGCAATTAAAGACAGCGAGGACCATGACCCCTTCTGGGAGAG aGAGGAATTGCGTTTGGGCCCCAGTCAGCCGGGCAGCTCTTACAAATCTGTCTGTAACGGCACTGTGGGCCGCCGGCCTACTCTCATTGAACCAGAGCGTCTCAAAGACTTTGGTGAGGAGGAACTTCTGAATGGAGATGTTAAGTTCTACGAAACCAAAGTGGTTGCAGCTCCTCAGGTAAAGCTCATGGATCCCCCCAAAACCAGAAGAGTAAGTGAATTCAGGATCATTCCCAGACCTCCAGTTCCGTACCTTCGCTTTGAGGACATCAGTGCAGCAGCCTTCAGGATCCAGTCAGTGATACAGAAGACACCTTGCACG TATTCCAGACTGTCCAAACAGTACGGGATGGAGATCTTCCTGAAGAAGGAGTATCTGCACTACACAGGCTCTGTGAAGGAGAGAGGAGTGCTGTACCTGCTGACCTGCCTCACACAG GAGCAGCAGAGGAAGGGTGTGATTGTGGCCACCGACTGTAACTTTTCCATGGCCGTGGCTCACCATGCAGTACAGCTGAAGATTCCAGTGTTTGTCATCATGCCATCAAGCTGTTCTTCTCCACGTCTCCGGACCTACCGAGACTACGGTGCCATGGTCATTTCATACGGCGGCACCAGTCATGACTCCCAAAATCATGCCCGCCATCTGGCCAAAGAGAACGGATACCTTTATCTAGAAGA AGATGAAAGTGCAGCTTACCTAGCAGGACTGGGCACTGTGGGCATGGAGATCTTTGAGCAGGTGCCCAAAGTGGATGCAGTGATTGTTCCTGCAGCAGGACAGTATGGACTTCTGGCCAGCACCGCTGCAGCCATCAAACACTTCAACTCTCAGATTCTCGTTGCA GGAATTGAACCAGAAGATTTCCCTCTGCTGCTACAATCGCTGAAGACCGATGGACCAATCAAAAACATGCACAGCAACCCCAATAAGAAACTTTATGGAG ATTTTAACGAGCATTCGCTTGGTGCAAACACCTTCCAACTGGCCAAGAAACTGATAGACAAGGTTATACCTGTCAG TGAGGAAGACTCCCTGGTGGCGATGCTGCGATTTCAGGAGGTAGAACACTCCACAGTGGACACTGTGGGAGCAATGGGACTGGCTGCCATATTGGCAGGGCAACTGCCAGAACTAAGAGGGAAAAG GGTGGTTGTTGTGGTGAGTAGCGCTAACATGGAGCCGGACCTGATGAGGCAGTGTGTGGACCGAGCTTTGGTGTTGGACGACCGGGTCAGTAAGTTCTCTGTGCAACTGGGAGAATGGCCAGGAGACATGGCGAAACTGTTGGACGTACTGTCCAGAGAGGACGTCAG GCTATTGGATGTCTGCCATCGCAGACACATTGACAAGTCAGATGTCTTCAAAGCAAAG GTGGAGTGTGTGGTGGAAACCAGGGATAAGACACAAAGTGCTCAGATGCGCAAGACGCTGAATGAGCGCTACCCTTCGATATGCTGGCTGGATCGGTGA